Proteins encoded by one window of Sorangium aterium:
- a CDS encoding latent transforming growth factor beta-binding protein, with protein sequence MRVRHVMITAAIAGLFAACASSGGDGGKTEPVYGTVCEARCACEGCSDDQEGLCEAEQGAIAERSEERCQDEYTAYIDCVRLEGRCVDGHHLAEVCDVHEEALLDCLDSTDRCPSAGDGICDEPQGTGKCPAGTDRADCLSSCPSTGDGTCDEPEGTGACAEGTDVVDCAATTCSRTNNGTCDEPEGTGLCEEGTDVADCAVDEPCATTDNGECDEPGGTGLCEAGTDTADCSAPLTCDDLDECGDDSKGCIGCANAGSCADELDTCILDDDCVEFIRCIVTCADDDDACLRACMDAHPDGRSLYADYDRCVNCNECYYSCGNASIFGCNP encoded by the coding sequence ATGCGTGTCCGACACGTGATGATCACAGCAGCGATCGCCGGTCTATTCGCGGCCTGCGCCAGCTCGGGGGGCGACGGTGGCAAGACCGAGCCGGTCTACGGGACGGTCTGCGAGGCCCGCTGCGCCTGCGAGGGCTGCTCCGACGACCAAGAGGGCCTGTGCGAGGCCGAGCAGGGCGCCATCGCCGAGCGGTCCGAGGAGCGCTGTCAGGACGAGTATACGGCGTACATCGACTGTGTCCGGCTGGAAGGCCGGTGCGTGGACGGTCATCACCTGGCCGAGGTCTGCGACGTCCATGAGGAGGCCCTCCTGGACTGTCTCGATTCCACGGATCGCTGTCCCAGCGCGGGTGACGGCATCTGCGACGAGCCCCAGGGCACCGGCAAATGCCCTGCTGGGACCGATCGAGCCGACTGCCTCTCTTCCTGTCCCTCGACCGGCGACGGCACCTGCGATGAGCCCGAGGGCACGGGCGCGTGCGCGGAGGGCACGGACGTCGTGGACTGCGCGGCCACGACCTGCTCCCGGACGAACAACGGCACCTGCGATGAGCCCGAGGGCACCGGGCTCTGCGAGGAGGGCACGGACGTCGCGGACTGCGCGGTGGACGAGCCGTGCGCGACCACGGACAACGGCGAGTGCGACGAGCCCGGAGGCACCGGGCTCTGCGAGGCGGGCACGGACACCGCCGACTGCAGCGCCCCCCTCACCTGTGACGACCTCGACGAGTGCGGGGACGACTCGAAGGGGTGTATCGGGTGCGCGAACGCGGGGAGCTGCGCCGATGAGCTCGACACATGCATCCTCGACGACGACTGCGTCGAGTTCATCAGGTGCATCGTCACCTGCGCGGACGACGACGACGCCTGCCTCCGCGCGTGCATGGACGCCCATCCGGACGGGAGGAGTCTGTATGCCGACTACGACCGATGCGTGAACTGCAATGAGTGTTATTACTCCTGCGGCAACGCCAGCATCTTCGGGTGCAATCCATGA
- a CDS encoding aromatic ring-hydroxylating oxygenase subunit alpha, with protein sequence MPELPLAPADLDAVLAPLPSARPLPARAYWDEDVFAFEQAEIFGRSWLCVGREDEIARPGEWLLAPLTPAGVVVLRGADLEIRAFHNVCRHRAATLLDGPCGRLSHLECPYHGWTYELSGALRAAPHAPPGFDRGAHGLLPARAGALFGFLFVTLDPGAPPLESAIGEAPPWLSRPGLRSLRRGRRVEYEVAANWKLCVENFQESHHFPRVHPALERLTPCHDAVSWGRGGPWLGGIMDLAPGADTVSVGATPGARPLIVPEAERRRVRDAMLFPGLLTSLQPDYLLTYRLAPRAPDRTLVIADTHFHPAAFAPGFDPGDVFAFWDAVNREDRAICERQQRGIRAPGYAPSTYAMVEDGVHAFDGMVARRYLAALRARTA encoded by the coding sequence TTGCCGGAGCTCCCTCTCGCCCCTGCCGATCTCGACGCGGTGCTCGCGCCGCTCCCCAGCGCCCGGCCGCTGCCCGCGCGCGCGTACTGGGACGAGGACGTCTTCGCCTTCGAGCAGGCCGAGATCTTCGGACGCTCCTGGCTCTGCGTCGGCCGCGAGGACGAGATCGCCCGCCCCGGAGAGTGGCTGCTCGCCCCCCTCACGCCGGCGGGGGTCGTCGTCCTCCGCGGCGCCGATCTGGAGATCCGCGCGTTCCACAACGTCTGCCGCCACCGGGCGGCGACGCTGCTCGACGGCCCGTGCGGCCGCCTCTCGCACCTCGAGTGCCCGTACCATGGCTGGACCTACGAGCTCTCCGGCGCGCTGCGCGCCGCGCCCCACGCGCCGCCCGGCTTCGACCGCGGCGCGCACGGGCTCCTCCCGGCGCGCGCCGGCGCCCTCTTCGGCTTCCTCTTCGTGACGCTCGATCCCGGCGCGCCGCCGCTCGAGAGCGCGATCGGCGAGGCGCCGCCGTGGCTCTCGCGCCCCGGGCTGCGCTCGCTCCGGCGGGGCAGGCGGGTGGAGTACGAGGTCGCCGCGAACTGGAAGCTCTGCGTGGAGAACTTCCAGGAGTCTCACCATTTCCCGCGCGTGCACCCCGCGCTCGAGCGGCTGACCCCGTGCCACGACGCCGTTTCCTGGGGCCGGGGCGGCCCGTGGCTAGGCGGCATCATGGACCTCGCGCCCGGCGCCGACACGGTCTCGGTCGGCGCCACGCCCGGCGCGCGGCCGCTCATCGTCCCCGAGGCGGAGCGGCGGCGCGTGCGCGACGCCATGCTCTTTCCGGGCCTGCTCACGAGCCTCCAGCCCGACTACCTGCTCACGTACCGGCTCGCCCCGCGCGCGCCCGATCGGACGCTCGTGATCGCCGACACGCACTTCCACCCAGCGGCGTTCGCGCCAGGCTTCGATCCGGGCGACGTGTTCGCCTTCTGGGACGCGGTGAACCGGGAAGACCGCGCCATCTGCGAGCGCCAGCAGCGCGGGATCCGCGCGCCGGGCTACGCCCCTTCGACGTACGCCATGGTGGAAGACGGCGTCCACGCCTTCGACGGCATGGTCGCGCGGAGGTACCTCGCGGCGCTCCGCGCGAGGACGGCATGA